Proteins encoded by one window of Pseudomonas sp. LS44:
- a CDS encoding ABC transporter permease subunit codes for MISSAPPLAYPSPLREFWQGFAHNKGALAGLLFMLLVVACALFAPWLAPHDPGEQFRDFMLSPPAWLEGGSWRFPLGTDELGRDLLSRLIHGARLSLLIGLASVLLSLFPGVLLGLVAGFFPRHLGPAIMRLMDIMLALPALLLAVAIVAILGPGLRNTVIAIAIVSLPSYVRLTRAAVLGELNRDYVTAARLAGAGTLRLMFVSVLPNCLAPLIVQATLSFSAAILDAAALGFLGLGVQPPTPEWGTMLASARDYIERAWWVVTLPGLTILLSVLAINLVGDGLRDALDPKLKNAQ; via the coding sequence ATGATTAGTAGCGCGCCGCCGCTGGCCTATCCCTCACCGCTGCGCGAGTTCTGGCAGGGCTTTGCGCATAACAAGGGCGCGCTCGCTGGGTTGCTGTTCATGCTGCTGGTGGTGGCCTGCGCGCTGTTCGCCCCCTGGCTCGCGCCGCACGATCCCGGCGAGCAGTTTCGCGACTTCATGCTCAGCCCGCCGGCTTGGCTGGAGGGCGGCAGCTGGCGCTTCCCGCTAGGCACCGACGAGCTGGGCCGCGACCTGCTCTCGCGGCTGATCCACGGTGCGCGCCTGTCACTGCTGATCGGCCTGGCTTCGGTGTTGCTATCGCTGTTTCCCGGCGTGTTGCTGGGTCTGGTCGCGGGCTTTTTCCCGCGTCACCTGGGCCCGGCGATCATGCGCCTGATGGACATCATGCTGGCCCTGCCGGCCTTGCTGCTGGCCGTGGCCATCGTCGCCATCCTCGGCCCCGGCCTGCGCAATACGGTGATCGCCATCGCCATCGTCTCGCTGCCCTCCTACGTGCGCCTGACCCGCGCCGCGGTGCTCGGCGAACTGAACCGCGACTACGTGACCGCCGCGCGCCTGGCCGGTGCCGGCACGTTGCGCCTGATGTTCGTCAGCGTGCTGCCCAACTGTCTGGCGCCGCTGATCGTGCAGGCCACCCTGAGTTTTTCCGCGGCGATTCTGGATGCCGCGGCCCTGGGCTTTCTCGGCTTGGGCGTGCAGCCGCCGACCCCTGAGTGGGGCACCATGCTGGCCTCGGCCCGCGACTACATCGAGCGTGCCTGGTGGGTGGTGACCCTGCCGGGGCTGACCATTCTGCTCAGCGTATTGGCGATCAACCTGGTCGGCGACGGCCTGCGCGATGCGCTCGACCCGAAGCTGAAGAACGCCCAATGA
- a CDS encoding ABC transporter permease subunit codes for MLSFIARRLGLLIPTFFGVTLLTFALIRLIPGDPVEVMMGERRLDPQAHAEAMQRLGLDKPLVMQYLDYIGQLAQGDLGRSFRSGENVWQEFLALFPATLELAIAALLFAGCLGLLAGVVAALKRGSWFDHGVMGLALTGYSMPIFWWGLMLQIVVSVGLGWTPVSGRIDMLYDIEPRSGFMLIDSLLSDEPGAFLDALRHLILPAIVLGTIPLAVIARMTRSAMLEVLGEDYIRTARAKGLSPARVVFVHGLRNALIPVLTVFGLQVGALLSGAVLTETIFSWPGIGKWLIEAISARDYPVVQNGILLIACLVILVNFVVDMLYGLANPRIRHAR; via the coding sequence ATGCTGTCGTTTATCGCCCGCCGCCTGGGGTTGCTGATCCCGACCTTTTTCGGTGTGACCCTGCTGACCTTCGCGCTGATCCGCCTGATCCCCGGCGATCCGGTGGAAGTGATGATGGGCGAGCGCCGCCTCGACCCGCAGGCGCATGCCGAAGCCATGCAGCGCCTGGGCCTGGATAAGCCGCTGGTGATGCAATACCTGGATTACATCGGCCAACTCGCGCAGGGTGACCTGGGCCGCTCGTTTCGCTCCGGCGAAAACGTCTGGCAGGAATTTCTCGCCCTGTTTCCCGCGACCCTCGAACTGGCCATCGCCGCCCTGCTGTTCGCCGGCTGCCTGGGTCTGCTCGCGGGCGTGGTCGCCGCCCTGAAACGCGGTTCCTGGTTCGATCACGGCGTGATGGGCCTGGCGCTGACCGGCTATTCGATGCCGATTTTCTGGTGGGGTTTGATGCTGCAGATCGTTGTGTCCGTCGGGCTCGGCTGGACGCCGGTGTCCGGGCGCATCGACATGCTCTACGATATCGAACCGCGCAGCGGCTTCATGCTGATCGACAGCCTGCTCAGCGATGAGCCCGGCGCCTTTCTCGATGCCCTGCGCCACTTGATCCTGCCGGCCATCGTGCTCGGTACCATTCCGCTGGCGGTGATCGCGCGGATGACCCGCTCGGCGATGCTCGAAGTGCTCGGCGAGGACTACATCCGCACCGCCCGTGCCAAGGGCCTGTCGCCGGCACGAGTGGTGTTCGTGCATGGCCTGCGCAATGCGCTGATTCCGGTGCTCACAGTGTTCGGCCTGCAGGTCGGCGCGCTGCTCTCCGGCGCGGTGCTGACCGAAACCATTTTCTCCTGGCCAGGGATCGGCAAATGGCTGATCGAGGCGATCAGCGCCCGCGATTATCCGGTGGTGCAGAACGGCATCCTGCTGATCGCCTGCCTGGTGATCCTGGTCAACTTCGTGGTCGACATGCTCTACGGTCTGGCCAACCCACGGATCAGGCACGCCCGATGA
- a CDS encoding ABC transporter substrate-binding protein, with product MPHCSRRLFVLLASLLFALPALAANDALVVCTEASPEGFDIVQYTAATTADASAETLFDRLVQFAPGTTRIVPALAESWEISADGLSYTFQLRDHVQFHRTPWFTPSRSFSAADVQWSFQRQLDPRHPWHALSARGFPYAESMALGELIERIETLDARHVRFVLKHPEAPFLANLAMGFASIYSAEYADQLLKTGQPDRLNSQPIGTGPFVFERYAKDAQIRYRANPDYWAGKPAIERLLFAITPDPNVRVQQIKAGACQVALYPKPTDVPALREQTQLRLGEQDALMVAYVALNTRHPPLDDVRVRQAINLAFDKQAYLRAQYGEGASPAVNPFPPSLLGYNPDIADWPHDPARARELLKAAGIAEGLKLSIWTRPGGGPTNPNPGIGAQMLQADLAAIGIQADVRVYEWGELIKRAKRGEHDLVFMGWVGDNGDPDNFLTPNLSCAAAASGENQAGWCDPHFDALIRQARQSRAQTERAALYREALTIFHEQAPWIPLAHPKLFNLFSTRVEGFQMSPLGSNNFARVRLKQE from the coding sequence ATGCCGCATTGCTCGCGCCGCCTTTTCGTCCTGCTGGCCAGCCTGTTGTTCGCCCTGCCCGCGCTGGCCGCCAATGACGCCTTGGTGGTCTGCACCGAAGCCAGTCCGGAAGGCTTCGATATCGTCCAGTACACCGCCGCGACCACGGCCGATGCCTCGGCGGAAACGCTGTTCGATCGCCTCGTGCAATTCGCCCCCGGCACCACGCGGATCGTCCCGGCGCTGGCGGAAAGCTGGGAAATTTCCGCCGATGGACTGAGCTACACCTTCCAACTCCGCGACCACGTGCAGTTCCATCGCACGCCCTGGTTCACCCCCAGCCGCAGCTTCAGCGCCGCCGACGTGCAGTGGAGTTTCCAGCGCCAGCTCGACCCGCGCCACCCCTGGCATGCGCTCAGCGCGCGCGGCTTTCCCTACGCCGAGTCGATGGCCCTTGGCGAGCTGATCGAGCGCATCGAGACGCTCGATGCGCGCCACGTACGCTTCGTCCTCAAGCATCCCGAAGCACCATTCCTGGCTAATTTGGCGATGGGTTTCGCCTCGATCTATTCCGCCGAATACGCCGACCAGTTGCTCAAGACCGGTCAACCCGACCGCCTCAACAGCCAGCCCATTGGTACCGGCCCGTTCGTCTTCGAGCGCTACGCCAAGGACGCGCAAATCCGCTACCGCGCCAATCCGGACTACTGGGCCGGCAAGCCGGCGATCGAGCGCTTGCTGTTCGCCATCACCCCCGATCCGAACGTGCGCGTGCAGCAGATCAAGGCCGGCGCCTGTCAGGTCGCGCTGTATCCGAAACCCACCGATGTACCGGCGCTGCGCGAGCAGACGCAGCTGCGCCTCGGCGAGCAGGACGCGCTGATGGTCGCCTACGTCGCCCTCAACACCCGCCATCCGCCGCTCGACGATGTGCGCGTGCGTCAGGCGATCAACCTGGCGTTCGACAAGCAGGCCTACCTGCGCGCCCAATACGGCGAGGGTGCCAGCCCGGCGGTGAATCCGTTCCCGCCCAGCCTGCTTGGCTACAACCCGGACATCGCCGACTGGCCGCACGATCCCGCGCGCGCGCGCGAGCTGCTCAAGGCCGCCGGGATTGCCGAGGGTCTCAAGCTGTCGATCTGGACCCGTCCGGGCGGCGGGCCGACCAATCCCAACCCCGGCATCGGCGCGCAGATGCTGCAGGCCGACCTCGCCGCCATCGGCATCCAGGCGGACGTGCGCGTCTACGAGTGGGGCGAGCTGATCAAGCGGGCCAAGCGCGGCGAGCATGATCTGGTGTTCATGGGCTGGGTCGGCGACAACGGTGACCCGGACAACTTCCTCACCCCCAACCTGTCCTGCGCCGCCGCGGCATCCGGGGAAAACCAGGCCGGCTGGTGCGATCCGCATTTCGACGCGCTGATTCGCCAGGCCCGGCAGAGCCGCGCACAGACCGAGCGCGCCGCGCTGTACCGCGAGGCGCTGACGATCTTCCATGAGCAGGCACCGTGGATTCCGCTGGCCCATCCGAAGCTGTTCAACCTGTTCAGCACGCGGGTCGAAGGCTTCCAGATGAGCCCGCTGGGTTCGAACAATTTCGCCAGAGTGCGGCTGAAACAGGAATAA
- a CDS encoding SIMPL domain-containing protein (The SIMPL domain is named for its presence in mouse protein SIMPL (signalling molecule that associates with mouse pelle-like kinase). Bacterial member BP26, from Brucella, was shown to assemble into a channel-like structure, while YggE from E. coli has been associated with resistance to oxidative stress.), whose product MPTLTRLTAALALCAATLASLPLHAEEARYNQIALRAEVSQDVAHDLMHVTLYSEGQDSDPAKLAASITQSLNKALDTARQDKKVTVTLGSRNSYPIYDKDGQQITGWRERAELRLESADFAVLSTLTSKLLGDLKMAAMTFAISKPSRKKSEDELLKQAVDAFKERAQLATAALGGKGYKLVSLNLNSSGFRPMMMQRMDAAPAAMSMSKAAPQQIEAGTSEVTVNADGVIEVQLP is encoded by the coding sequence ATGCCCACTCTCACTCGCCTGACTGCCGCTTTGGCACTCTGCGCCGCCACCCTCGCCAGCCTGCCGTTGCACGCCGAAGAGGCCCGTTACAATCAAATCGCCCTGCGCGCCGAGGTCAGCCAGGACGTCGCCCACGACCTGATGCACGTCACGCTCTATAGCGAAGGGCAGGACAGCGATCCGGCCAAGCTCGCCGCCAGCATCACGCAAAGCCTCAATAAGGCCCTCGACACAGCGCGCCAGGACAAGAAAGTCACGGTCACCCTCGGCAGCCGCAACAGCTATCCGATCTACGACAAGGATGGCCAGCAGATCACCGGCTGGCGCGAGCGCGCCGAACTGCGACTGGAAAGCGCCGACTTCGCCGTGCTGTCGACGCTCACCAGCAAGCTGCTCGGCGATCTGAAAATGGCGGCAATGACCTTCGCCATCTCCAAACCGAGCCGCAAGAAAAGCGAAGATGAATTGCTCAAGCAAGCCGTCGACGCCTTCAAGGAGCGCGCCCAGTTGGCCACCGCGGCCCTCGGCGGCAAGGGCTACAAGCTGGTCAGCCTGAACCTCAACAGCTCCGGCTTCCGGCCGATGATGATGCAACGCATGGACGCCGCGCCGGCCGCCATGTCGATGAGCAAAGCCGCCCCACAGCAAATCGAAGCCGGCACCAGCGAAGTCACGGTCAACGCCGACGGCGTGATCGAAGTGCAGCTGCCCTGA
- a CDS encoding ATP-binding protein: MLEPAQLLSASHQNLWRLTLIRILVLAAQAGSVGFAYLSGFLELPWLALSITLGVSAVLCGLTALRLRGPWPVTELEYAVQLACDLIIHSVLLYYSGGSTNPFVSYYLVPLTIAAATLPWFYSVLLSGLALASYTLLLVFYHPLEMQLIEREKLLIYGMWLSFAMAAALITFFAAKMAEELRRQEESRAQRREENLRDQQLLAVATQAAGAAHELGTPLATMSVLIKELRREHADPLLQEDLGVLQEQVKLCKESLQHLVRAAEADRRQAVVEQSAVAWLESTLNRWHLMRPEATYRYQCLGSGAVPRLLPPADLTQALLNLLNNAADACPDKLDIRLDWDAAELVLSIRDHGAGVPLAIAEQIGKPFITTKGGKGFGLGLFLSQASVTRAGGSVKLYNNEEGGTLTELRLPRLP, encoded by the coding sequence ATGCTCGAACCCGCGCAGCTGTTGTCCGCCAGTCACCAGAACTTGTGGCGCCTGACCCTGATCCGCATCCTGGTCCTGGCTGCTCAGGCAGGCTCGGTGGGCTTCGCCTATCTGTCGGGTTTCCTCGAGCTGCCGTGGCTGGCGCTGAGCATCACGCTCGGCGTCTCGGCCGTGCTCTGCGGGCTGACCGCCCTACGGCTGCGCGGTCCATGGCCGGTCACTGAGCTGGAATACGCAGTGCAACTGGCTTGCGACCTGATCATCCACAGCGTGCTGCTGTATTACTCGGGCGGCTCGACCAACCCCTTCGTCTCCTATTACCTGGTGCCGCTGACCATTGCCGCGGCGACCCTGCCGTGGTTCTACTCGGTGTTGCTTTCCGGCCTGGCCCTGGCCAGCTACACCCTGCTGCTGGTGTTCTACCACCCGCTGGAGATGCAGCTGATCGAGCGCGAGAAGCTGTTGATCTACGGCATGTGGCTGAGCTTCGCGATGGCCGCGGCGCTGATCACCTTCTTCGCCGCGAAGATGGCCGAAGAACTGCGCCGCCAGGAGGAGTCGCGGGCCCAGCGCCGCGAGGAAAACCTGCGCGACCAGCAGCTACTTGCCGTCGCCACCCAGGCAGCCGGCGCCGCGCATGAACTGGGCACGCCGCTGGCGACCATGAGTGTGCTGATCAAGGAACTGCGCCGCGAGCATGCCGATCCCCTGTTGCAGGAAGACTTGGGCGTGCTGCAGGAACAGGTCAAACTGTGTAAGGAAAGCCTGCAGCATCTGGTGCGCGCCGCCGAGGCGGATCGGCGTCAGGCGGTGGTTGAGCAAAGCGCCGTGGCCTGGCTGGAAAGCACCCTGAATCGCTGGCACCTGATGCGCCCGGAAGCCACCTATCGCTATCAATGTCTGGGCAGTGGGGCGGTGCCGCGGCTGCTACCGCCGGCGGATCTCACCCAGGCGCTGCTCAATCTGCTCAACAATGCCGCGGATGCCTGCCCGGACAAACTCGACATCCGCCTGGACTGGGATGCCGCGGAGCTGGTGCTGAGCATTCGCGATCATGGCGCCGGTGTGCCGCTGGCGATTGCCGAGCAGATCGGCAAGCCGTTCATCACCACCAAAGGCGGCAAGGGTTTTGGCCTCGGTTTGTTCCTCAGCCAGGCCAGCGTGACCCGCGCCGGTGGATCGGTAAAACTCTATAACAATGAGGAGGGCGGTACGCTGACCGAACTCCGCCTGCCCCGCCTGCCTTGA
- a CDS encoding response regulator transcription factor — protein sequence MIDESSLPDGEEQPHLLLVDDDATFTRVMARAMTSRGLRVSIAGSAEEGLAIAEQDVPDYAVLDLKMDGDSGLVLLPKLLVLDPEMRVVILTGYSSIATAVEAIKRGAANYLCKPADADDVLTALVSEHADLDSLVPENPMSVDRLQWEHIQRVLAEHDGNISATARALGMHRRTLQRKLQKRPVRR from the coding sequence ATGATTGACGAGAGCAGTTTGCCCGACGGTGAAGAGCAGCCGCATCTGCTGCTGGTCGACGATGACGCCACGTTTACCCGGGTGATGGCCCGCGCCATGACCAGCCGCGGCTTGCGCGTGTCGATCGCCGGTTCCGCCGAAGAAGGTCTGGCCATTGCCGAACAGGACGTGCCTGATTACGCGGTGCTCGATCTGAAAATGGACGGTGATTCCGGCCTGGTGCTGCTGCCCAAGTTGCTGGTCCTCGACCCGGAAATGCGCGTGGTGATCCTCACCGGCTATTCGAGCATCGCCACCGCCGTGGAGGCGATCAAACGCGGCGCGGCGAACTACCTGTGCAAGCCGGCGGATGCCGACGACGTGCTCACCGCGCTGGTCTCCGAGCATGCCGACCTCGACAGCCTGGTGCCGGAAAATCCGATGTCGGTGGATCGCCTGCAGTGGGAGCACATCCAGCGCGTGTTGGCCGAGCACGATGGCAATATCTCCGCCACCGCCCGCGCCCTGGGCATGCACCGGCGCACCCTGCAGCGCAAGTTGCAGAAGCGCCCAGTGCGCCGCTGA
- a CDS encoding AEC family transporter, giving the protein MLAIFLQTLAVTAPVFAMLFLGVLLKRLGQIDSAFINTATALVFNVTMPVMLFLAILHADLNTALQPALIGYFVLATLLGFLLVWGWAAWRVPRAERGVYVQGAFRGNNGIIGLALAASLYGDYGLSLGGVLSGVVILSYNSLAVIVLQFYNPAGKADPWSLLKSILRNPLIIGVLTAMPFAYWQVRLPDWLSTSGQYLAQLTLPLALICIGGTLSLASLRATSGLALGASLMKMVWLPILATAGAFAWGFRGAELGILFLYFASPTAAASYVMARAAGGNAELAAAIIVITTLVAAVSTNIGLFVLQWGGWI; this is encoded by the coding sequence ATGCTCGCGATTTTCCTGCAGACCCTGGCCGTCACCGCGCCGGTTTTCGCCATGCTGTTTCTCGGCGTGCTGCTCAAGCGCCTAGGGCAGATCGACAGCGCCTTCATCAACACCGCCACCGCCCTGGTGTTCAACGTCACCATGCCGGTGATGCTGTTTCTCGCCATCCTGCATGCCGACCTGAATACCGCGCTGCAACCGGCGCTGATCGGCTATTTCGTCCTCGCCACGTTGCTGGGTTTTCTGCTCGTCTGGGGCTGGGCGGCCTGGCGGGTGCCGCGAGCCGAGCGCGGCGTATATGTGCAGGGCGCGTTCCGAGGCAACAACGGCATCATCGGTCTGGCCTTGGCCGCCAGCCTGTATGGCGATTACGGGCTATCACTGGGCGGCGTGCTCAGCGGCGTGGTGATCCTCAGCTACAACAGCCTGGCAGTGATCGTGCTGCAGTTCTACAACCCGGCCGGCAAGGCCGATCCGTGGAGCCTGCTAAAGAGCATCCTGCGCAATCCGTTGATCATCGGTGTGCTCACGGCAATGCCATTCGCCTACTGGCAAGTGCGCTTGCCCGACTGGCTGAGTACGTCCGGGCAATATCTGGCGCAGTTGACCTTGCCGTTGGCGCTGATCTGCATCGGCGGCACGCTGTCGCTGGCCTCGCTACGTGCCACCAGCGGCCTGGCGCTGGGGGCGAGCCTGATGAAGATGGTCTGGTTGCCCATCCTCGCTACCGCGGGAGCATTCGCCTGGGGTTTCCGCGGCGCCGAACTGGGCATCCTGTTTCTCTATTTCGCCAGCCCGACGGCCGCAGCGAGCTATGTGATGGCGCGAGCGGCCGGAGGCAATGCGGAACTGGCCGCGGCGATTATCGTGATCACTACTCTGGTCGCGGCGGTGTCCACCAACATCGGCTTGTTCGTGTTGCAGTGGGGTGGATGGATCTGA
- a CDS encoding carboxymuconolactone decarboxylase family protein, with the protein MSEQAKAGEQVRRQVMGDAFVDRALNNATDFSQPLQEFVNEHAWGGVWTREGLDRKTRSLITLAALTALKCPQELKGHVRGALNNGCTVEEIREALLHCAVYAGVPAAIDAFRAAQEVIDEHQRPA; encoded by the coding sequence ATGAGCGAACAAGCGAAAGCCGGCGAACAAGTGCGCCGCCAAGTCATGGGCGACGCCTTCGTCGACCGCGCGCTAAACAACGCCACTGATTTCAGCCAGCCGCTGCAGGAGTTCGTCAACGAACACGCCTGGGGCGGCGTGTGGACCCGCGAGGGACTGGATCGCAAGACCCGCAGCCTGATCACCCTGGCCGCACTGACCGCACTGAAATGCCCGCAGGAGCTGAAAGGCCACGTGCGCGGCGCGCTGAACAACGGCTGCACGGTCGAGGAAATCCGCGAAGCGCTACTGCATTGCGCGGTGTATGCCGGCGTGCCGGCGGCCATCGATGCGTTCCGCGCGGCGCAGGAAGTGATCGACGAGCACCAGCGTCCGGCCTAG
- a CDS encoding septal ring lytic transglycosylase RlpA family protein encodes MPRLLCLVACAVLLAGCSTNPFGTDSSSLGDYRAEGKASYYGKRHHGKKTASGERFNQNALTAAHRSLPFGTRVQVTNLNNDKTVVVRINDRGPYARGRIIDVSRQAAEQLGMLRAGVVPVRVQSLD; translated from the coding sequence ATGCCACGCCTGCTCTGCCTCGTTGCCTGTGCCGTACTGCTGGCCGGCTGCTCCACCAACCCCTTCGGTACGGACTCGTCCTCACTTGGTGACTACCGCGCCGAAGGCAAGGCCTCCTATTACGGCAAGCGCCATCACGGAAAGAAGACCGCCAGCGGCGAACGCTTCAACCAGAACGCGCTGACCGCTGCCCATCGCAGCCTGCCGTTCGGCACGCGGGTACAGGTGACCAACCTGAACAACGACAAGACGGTGGTGGTGCGCATCAACGACCGCGGCCCCTACGCGCGCGGACGCATCATCGACGTCTCGCGCCAGGCCGCCGAACAACTCGGCATGCTGCGTGCCGGCGTGGTGCCGGTGCGCGTGCAAAGCCTCGATTAA
- the gatB gene encoding Asp-tRNA(Asn)/Glu-tRNA(Gln) amidotransferase subunit GatB: MQWETVIGLEIHAQLSTQSKIFSASATTFGAEPNTHASLVDLGMPGTLPVLNAEAVRMACKFGLAIDAEIADKNVFARKNYFYPDLPKGYQTSQMDHPIVGKGFLDITLEDGTTRRIGITRAHLEEDAGKSLHEDFHGMSGIDLNRAGTPLLEIVSEPEMRSAKEAVAYAKAIHALVRYLGICDGNMAEGSLRCDCNVSVRPKGQAEFGTRREIKNVNSFKFIERAINTEIAWQIDELESGRKIVQETVLYDVAANETRSMRSKEEANDYRYFPCPDLLPVVIEQSFLDEVRATLPELPVQKRERFEAQFGLSAYDASVLAASRELADYFEVVQQTCGDAKLAANWVMGELSSLLNKDNLEIEQSPVSAAQLGGMILRIKDNTISGKIAKMVFEALAAGEGATADEVIEKKGLKQVTDSGAIESMLDEVLAANAEQVEQYRASDEAKRGKMFGFFVGQAMKASKGKANPGQVNELLKKKLEG; this comes from the coding sequence ATGCAATGGGAAACCGTGATCGGGCTGGAAATCCACGCACAGCTCAGCACCCAATCGAAGATCTTCTCCGCCAGCGCCACCACCTTCGGCGCCGAGCCCAACACCCACGCCAGCCTGGTTGACCTGGGCATGCCCGGCACGCTGCCGGTGCTCAACGCCGAAGCGGTGCGCATGGCCTGCAAGTTCGGCCTGGCGATCGATGCCGAAATCGCCGACAAGAACGTGTTTGCGCGCAAAAACTACTTCTATCCGGACCTGCCCAAGGGCTACCAGACCAGCCAGATGGATCACCCCATCGTCGGCAAGGGCTTCCTCGACATCACCCTGGAAGATGGCACGACCAGGCGCATCGGCATCACCCGTGCGCACTTGGAGGAAGACGCCGGCAAGAGCCTGCACGAAGACTTCCACGGCATGAGCGGCATCGACCTGAACCGTGCCGGCACGCCATTGCTGGAGATCGTTTCCGAGCCGGAAATGCGCAGCGCCAAAGAAGCCGTGGCCTATGCCAAGGCGATCCACGCCCTGGTGCGCTACCTCGGCATCTGCGACGGCAACATGGCCGAAGGCTCGCTGCGCTGCGACTGCAACGTCTCCGTTCGCCCGAAAGGCCAGGCGGAGTTCGGCACCCGCCGTGAGATCAAGAACGTCAACTCGTTCAAGTTCATCGAACGCGCAATCAACACGGAAATCGCCTGGCAGATCGACGAGCTGGAATCCGGCCGCAAGATCGTCCAGGAGACCGTGCTGTATGACGTGGCGGCCAACGAAACGCGCTCCATGCGTAGCAAGGAGGAAGCCAACGACTACCGCTACTTCCCCTGCCCGGATCTGCTGCCAGTGGTGATCGAGCAGAGCTTCCTCGACGAAGTGCGCGCCACCCTGCCGGAACTGCCGGTGCAAAAACGCGAGCGCTTCGAGGCGCAGTTCGGTCTGTCCGCCTACGACGCCAGCGTGCTCGCCGCCAGCCGCGAGCTGGCCGACTATTTCGAAGTGGTGCAGCAGACCTGTGGCGACGCCAAGCTGGCCGCTAACTGGGTGATGGGCGAGCTGTCCAGCCTGCTCAACAAGGACAACCTGGAGATCGAACAGTCGCCGGTTTCCGCCGCGCAGCTGGGCGGGATGATCCTGCGCATCAAGGACAACACCATCTCCGGCAAGATCGCCAAGATGGTCTTCGAGGCGCTGGCCGCCGGTGAAGGTGCGACCGCTGACGAAGTCATCGAGAAGAAAGGCCTCAAGCAGGTCACTGACAGTGGTGCCATCGAAAGCATGCTCGACGAAGTGCTGGCAGCCAATGCCGAGCAGGTCGAACAGTACCGCGCCAGCGACGAGGCCAAACGCGGCAAGATGTTCGGCTTCTTCGTCGGCCAGGCGATGAAGGCCTCGAAAGGCAAGGCCAACCCCGGCCAAGTGAACGAACTGCTGAAGAAGAAGCTCGAAGGCTGA